A DNA window from Malus domestica chromosome 12, GDT2T_hap1 contains the following coding sequences:
- the LOC103423175 gene encoding protein SWEETIE-like isoform X1, with amino-acid sequence MAKKYVTTENAPLSQFGVLVAQLESIVASASHKPPEPLLCFDLLSDLISAINEEPKESILLWQRRCEDALYSLLILGARRPVRHLASVAMARVISKGDGISIYSRASSLQGFLSDGRRSEPQRLAGAAQCLGELYRHFGRRITSGLLETTIIAMKLFKFNEEFVRQEALYMLQNALEGSGGNATASAYTEAFRLIMRFAVGDKSFLVRIAAARCLKAFAIIGGPGLGVGELDSSASYCVKALEDPVSSVRDAFAEALGSLLALGMNPHALVQPRGKGPFPPAKKLEGGLHRHLALPFTKVGARSKDVRVGITLSWVFFLQAIRLKYMHPDNELQNYAIQVMEMLCSDNSVDAYALACVLYILRVGVTDQMTEPTQRSFLGFLGNQLMSLDASPSMKIAALRTASYTLKTLGEVPVEFKEVLDNTVVAAVSHSSQLVRIEAALTLHALAEVDPTCVGGLISYGVTMLNALRENLAFEKGSTLQLELDSLHGQATVLAALVSISPKLPLGFPARLPRSILEVSKKMLTESSRNPQAATIEKEAGWLLLSSLLASMPKEELEDQVFDILSLWASLFTGNPEDETNHTGNLISRICMWSAAVDALTAFLRCFLSPNDGNNGILLQPVLVYLSRALSYISLIAAKQLPNVKPALDIFIVRTLIAYQSLPDPTAYKKDHRMVLQICTSPFIEASGCEESTCLRFLLDKRDAWLGPWIPGRDWFEDELRAFQGGKDGLIPCVWENEICSFPQPEPVNKTLVNQMLLCFGVLFASQDSGGMLSLLGTIEQCLKAGKKQPWHAGSITNICVGLLSGFKALLSLRPQPLSLEILNSAQAIFQSILAEGDICPSQRRASSECLGLLARLGNDIFTARMTRSLLGDLTGATDSNYAGSIAFALGCIHRSAGGMALSTLVPSTVSSISLLSKSSIAGLQIWSLHGLLLTIEAAGLSYVSQVQATLGLALDILLSEENGWVALQQGVGRLINAIVAVLGPELAPGSIFFSRCKSVVSEISSGQETATMLESVRFTQQLVLFAPQAVSVHTHVQTLLPTLSSRQPVLRHLAVSTLQHLIEKDPVSIVVEQIEEKLFHMLDEETDSEIGDLVRTTIMRLLYASCPSCPSHWISICRNVILATSMRRNADSSNSLENYPSKSTEGDPSVNFGEDDENMVSSTIGPHGILNRDKHLRYRTRVFAAECLSYLPRAVGKNPAHFDLCTARSQPTNGQASSDWLVLHIQELIALAYQISTIQLENLQPIGVGLLSTITDKFEKIPDPELPGHLLLEQYQAQLVSAVRTALDSSSGPILLEAGFLLATKILTSGIIKGDQISVKRIYSLISRPLTEFKDLYYPSFAEWVSCKIKIRLLAAHASLKCYTYAFLRRHHSGVPDEYLALLPLFSKSSSMLGKYWINVLKDYSYVFLCLHLKTKWNPFLDGIQSPLVSSKLQPCLEESWPVILQAIALDAVPVNIEEEEYSNSTTQNKSRNSLLSGHRMVELESEEYQFLWGFALLVLFQGQYSTLGELKSPIYFIKASNGGDSASQELSFPGIKLYEIALPVFQFLASKRFASAGFLTVDICRELLQVFSYSMCMDNSWDSLSVSVISQIVKNCPESFYEVDNFAYLAMELCLAYLYKVFQSKAISLDKPSEDLISTLFITAKTLVNRFQPKTQLISAALAFLLIGYKGIREASTEFCFSKVDDFFKCTGLLLKRFIGDKSGVGEDGLLHMQKLLGTCLNVITDLTGDCIKSIHLQENKRSDLHILLQTKLAFSLEQTISFAKLGYEINYLEENRDGDSVYYTMFKYCTKCVQTVLTDSNIQVQSIGLQVLKSLVQKTPSVEGNNFLMLFVGELTADFFVIIQNALKKPVTEKSATVAGECLRLLVVLQTLSKPSECQRGFMNLLLEAVIVVFKASEEGSSLEVDTLRSTAVRLVSHLAQLPSSAVHFKDILLSMPGTHRQQLQGFIRASVTQESVTQEHNATQLKPTTPSLEIKLPVPTEASKEKPPPPATTAHSLSDDQEIEEDEDDWDAFQSFPATLKAAESESKGESTAEEPDLEVNTQSDYTHGDSISQPINNVDAVDDTDHQEAGEREVISDAPDGLKSPQGNVPTNSTEAEEPHDLQTKSGVSGPCDDQQLERDEEVVSRQVGMTSGSNQVTVCMPSELHPTDTEAEETHDLQTNSGFVPPCDDQHLKRNKEVVSRQEGMAAGLNQVNAERMPSEHPTGDAEHMPVEVNLDHHLQGKKENPGNKPGQVSSDPLPLDEEVSDKRQDKEEAAIEKSCLELPGESSKVKDSSETWTDGAKIN; translated from the exons ATGGCGAAGAAGTATGTGACAACAGAGAATGCGCCCCTCTCTCAGTTCGGTGTACTGGTAGCGCAATTGGAGTCCATAGTCGCCTCAGCATCCCATAAGCCTCCGGAGCCACTTCTATGCTTTGATCTCCTCTCCGATCTCATCTCCGCCATTAACGAAGAGCCCAAG gaatccattttgttgtggcaaAGGAGATGCGAGGACGCATTATATTCCTTGCTTATTCTTGGTGCTCGGCGACCTGTCCGCCATCTGGCTTCAGTTGCTATGGCGAGGGTTATATCTAAGGGAGATGGCATTTCTATATATTCTAGAGCGAGCAGTCTCCAAGGCTTTCTCTCTGATGGGAGGAGGAGTGAACCGCAAAGACTTGCTG GTGCTGCACAATGCTTAGGAGAATTATATAGACATTTTGGGAGGCGAATCACATCGGGTTTACTTGAAACGACTATCATTGCCATGAAACTTTTCAAGTTTAATGAG GAATTTGTGAGACAAGAAGCTTTATATATGCTTCAAAATGCTTTGGAAGGCTCTGGTGGAAATGCAACAGCTTCAGCATATACAGAGGCATTTCGTCTCATCATGCGGTTTGCTGTTGGTGATAAATCATTTCTTGTTAGAATTGCTGCTGCCAGATGTCTGAAGGCATTTGCCATTATCGGAGGACCGGGTCTAGGGGTGGGAGAACTAGACAGTTCAGCTTCTTATTGTGTCAAG gcccttgaagatcctgTTTCATCTGTCCGTGATGCATTTGCTGAAGCATTGGGTTCGTTGCTTGCTCTTGGAATGAATCCTCATGCACTG GTtcaaccaagggggaaaggaccTTTTCCTCCAGCAAAGAAACTGGAAGGTGGTTTGCATAGGCATTTAGCTTTGCCTTTCACAAAAG TTGGAGCACGGTCAAAGGACGTGCGAGTTGGCATAACCTTGTCTTGGGTATTCTTTTTACAG GCTATTCGTCTAAAATACATGCATCCAGATAATGAGCTACAAAACTATGCAATTCAGGTTATGGAAATGCTTTGTTCTGATAATTCTGTTGATGCCTATGCACTG GCTTGTGTTCTTTATATCCTTCGTGTTGGTGTTACTGATCAAATGACAGAGCCTACGCAAAGgagttttttgggttttcttggGAATCAG CTTATGTCTCTAGATGCCAGTCCTTCCATGAAAATTGCTGCCCTACGTACTGCATCATATACCCTGAAAACGCTGGGAGAG GTTCCTGTTGAATTCAAGGAAGTTCTTGACAACACTGTTGTTGCAGCAGTATCTCATTCTTCACAACTT GTTCGAATTGAGGCTGCTTTGACATTACATGCACTGGCTGAAGTTGATCCCACCTGTGTTGGTGGGTTAATTTCTTATGGAGTGACCATGCTAAATGCTTTGAGAGAAAATTTGGCATTTGAGAAG GGGAGCACTTTGCAATTAGAGCTTGATTCTTTGCATGGACAAGCTACTGTCTTGGCAGCTCTGGTGTCCATTTCCCCAAAATTACCTCTCGGTTTTCCTGCCAG ATTGCCCAGGTCAATCCTTGAAGTTTCAAAGAAGATGCTGACTGAATCTAGTCGGAACCCTCAGGCAGCTACAATTGAAAAAGAAGCTGGGTGGTTACTTTTGTCATCCCTGTTAGCTTCTATGCCAAAGGAG GAACTTGAAGACCAGGTTTTTGATATTCTTTCCTTGTGGGCTTCCCTCTTTACTGGAAATCCAGAAGATGAAACTAACCATACTGGAAATTTGATAAGTAGGATTTG CATGTGGTCTGCGGCAGTTGATGCACTTACTGCATTTTTAAGATGCTTTCTTTCTCCTAATGATGGGAATAATGGGATTTTGCTTCAACCTGTACTTGTATACCTGAGTAG GGCTTTATCGTATATATCACTGATAGCCGCCAAGCAACTGCCAAATGTGAAGCCTGCTTTGGATATATTTATCGTCAGGACATTAATAGCTTACCAGTCTCTTCCTGATCCAACAGCATATAAGAAAGACCACCGCATGGTTCTTCAAATTTGCACAAGTCCATTCAT AGAGGCTTCTGGATGTGAAGAAAGTACATGCTTGAGGTTTCTGTTAGACAAAAGAGATGCATGGTTGGGTCCCTGGATTCCTGGAAG AGATTGGTTTGAAGATGAACTTCGTGCTTTTCAAGGTGGAAAAGATGGCCTTATTCCTTGTGTCTGGGAGAATGAAATTTGTAGCTTTCCTCAG CCGGAACCAGTAAACAAGACATTGGTGAACCAGATGCTCCTCTGCTTTGGCGTCTTGTTTGCCTCGCAG GATAGTGGTGGGATGCTCTCACTTCTTGGAACGATTGAGCAGTGCCTGAAAGCTGGAAAAAAGCAACCATGGCATGCAGGGAGCATAACTAATATATGTGTGGGGTTACTTTCAGGATTTAAG GCTTTGCTTTCCTTGCGTCCCCAACCATTATCACTTGAGATACTAAACTCAGCACAGGCTATATTTCAG AGCATTCTGGCAGAGGGAGATATCTGTCCTTCACAGCGTAGGGCTTCATCAGAATGTCTGGGTCTTTTAGCTCGTCTTGGAAATGATATCTTTACAGCAAGAATG ACTAGATCTCTGCTTGGTGACTTAACTGGGGCAACAGATTCAAACTATGCTGGATCAATTGCTTTTGCTCTTGGCTGCATTCATCGCAG TGCTGGAGGCATGGCATTGTCAACTTTAGTGCCTTCAACTGTGAGCTCAATCTCGCTGCTTTCTAAAAGTTCAATAGCTGGTTTACAGATCTGGTCTTTGCATGGGCTTCTGTTAACCATTGAAGCTGCTGGCTTGTCCTATGTATCTCAAGTCCAG GCAACACTTGGCCTTGCTCTGGACATTCTTTTGTCCGAGGAGAATGGATGGGTTGCACTTCAGCAAGGTGTTGGCCGTCTTATAAATGCTATTGTTGCTGTTCTTGGTCCTGAACTTGCCCCTGGCAGTATTTTCTTTTCACGTTGCAAG TCTGTTGTTTCCGAGATAAGCTCTGGGCAAGAAACAGCAACGATGCTTGA GAGTGTACGCTTTACCCAGCAACTTGTTCTTTTTGCACCACAAGCTGTATCCGTGCACACCCATGTGCAAACTCTTCTACCTACTTTGTCCTCAAGACAG CCAGTGTTAAGGCATCTAGCTGTTTCCACTCTACAACATCTGATTGAAAAAGATCCG GTTTCCATTGTTGTCGAGCAAATAGAAGAGAAGTTATTTCACATGCTGGATGAAGAAACAGATTCCGA GATAGGGGATCTGGTGCGCACCACAATCATGCGATTGCTCTATGCATCATGCCCTTCCTGTCCATCCCATTGGATATCAATTTGTCGTAATGTG ATTCTTGCCACATCAATGCGAAGAAATGCTGATAGTAGTAACAGCTTAGAAAATTATCCCTCAAAGAGTACAGAGGGTGACccaagtgtaaattttggagaAGACGATGAGAACATGGTTTCTAGCACCATAGGCCCCCATGGTATTCTGAATAGAGATAAACACCTCAGATACCGAACCAGAGTTTTTGCTGCTGA GTGTTTGAGTTACCTACCTAGAGCTGTTGGAAAGAATCCAGCTCATTTTGATCTTTGTACTGCTAGGAGCCAACCTACTAATGGACAGGCCTCTAGTGATTGGCTCGTCCTCCATATACAAGAACTTATAGCCCTTGCATACCAG ATAAGCACGATCCAGTTGGAAAACTTGCAGCCAATTGGTGTGGGACTTCTGAGTACCATTACAGATAAG TTTGAAAAGATACCTGACCCGGAGCTTCCAGGGCACCTCCTACTGGAACAGTATCAG GCCCAGTTAGTATCTGCTGTCCGCACTGCCTTAGACTCGTCCTCTGGCCCTATTCTATTGGAAGCAGGCTTCCTGCTCGCTACAAAG ATACTGACTAGTGGAATTATTAAGGGCGATCAAATTTCTGTTAAACGCATATATTCATTGATTTCGCGACCACTGACTGAATTTAAGGACCTGTATTATCCTTCATTTGCAGAATGGGTCTCATGCAAG ATCAAGATAAGACTTCTTGCTGCTCATGCCTCTCTCAAATGTTATACATATGCATTCTTGAGGAGACACCATAGTGGGGTTCCCGATGAATATCTAGCATTGTTACCATTATTTTCAAAGAGTTCAAGTATGCTTGGGAAGTACTGGATTAATGTTTTGAAGGATTACAGTTATGTATTCTTGTGCTTGCATCTCAAGACAAAG TGGAATCCATTTCTTGATGGAATTCAGTCACCTCTGGTATCATCAAAGTTGCAACCTTGCTTAGAAGAATCCTGGCCAGTAATATTGCAGGCAATTGCATTGGATGCAGTTCCTGTGAATATTGAAGAGGAGGAGTATTCAAACTCCACTACTCAAAATAAATCAAGAAATAGCTTATTGTCCGGACATCGCATGGTTGAACTGGAATCCGAAGAATATCAGTTTCTTTGGGGATTTGCTCTACTTGTCTTATTTCAGGGCCAATATTCTACCCTTGGTGAACTGAAAAGTCCAATTTATTTCATTAAAGCTAGTAACGGTGGAGATTCAGCTAGTCAAGAATTATCTTTCCCAGGAATTAAGTTATATGAAATTGCATTACCGGTTTTCCAGTTTCTGGCGTCCAAAAGGTTTGCCAGTGCGGGATTTCTCACTGTGGACATATGCAGAGAACTGCTACAG GTTTTCTCATATTCTATGTGCATGGATAATTCTTGGGATAGTCTTTCAGTGTCTGTTATATCACAG ATTGTGAAGAACTGCCCTGAATCTTTTTATGAAGTGGACAACTTTGCGTATTTGGCAATGGAACTTTGTTTGGCTTATCTTTACAAAGTATTTCAAAG TAAGGCAATATCTTTGGACAAACCCTCGGAGGATTTGATATCCACATTATTTATCACTGCTAAAACACTTGTAAACCGTTTTCAACCAAAG ACACAGCTAATCTCTGCTGCATTGGCGTTTCTTTTAATTGGTTACAAGGGAATCAGAGAAGCCTCAACTGAGTTTTGTTTCTCCAAGGTGGATGATTTTTTCAAGTGCACAGGTCTATTATTGAAAAGATTTATTGGTG ATAAATCCGGTGTTGGTGAAGATGGTCTTCTTCATATGCAAAAATTATTGGGAACTTGTCTGAATGTGATAACTGATTTGACCGGGGATTGCATTAAGTCCATTCATCTGCAGGAAAATAAGAGATCTGACTTGCACATACTACTGCAAACAAAGCTTGCTTTCTCTCTTGAACAAACTATATCATTTGCCAAGTTGGGTTACGAAATAAATTATCTTGAAGAGAATAGAGATGGTGATTCCGTCTATTATACTATGTTTAAATACTGCACAAAATGTGTCCAAACTGTACTTACCGATTCAAATATACAG GTTCAATCAATTGGCTTACAAGTGCTAAAAAGTTTGGTACAGAAAACCCCAAGTGTGGAAGGCAACAATTTTTTAATGCTCTTTGTTGGGGAGCTTACTGCagatttttttgtgataatccAGAATGCTTTAAAG AAACCTGTAACTGAAAAATCAGCAACTGTTGCTGGCGAATGCTTAAGACTCTTAGTAGTGCTGCAGACACTTTCAAAACCTAGTGAATGTCAGAGAGGTTTTATGAATTTACTCCTGGAAGCCGTAATCGTGGTTTTCAAGGCTTCAGAAGAAGGTTCTTCACTG GAAGTCGATACATTAAGAAGCACTGCTGTAAGGCTTGTTTCTCATCTTGCTCAGCTTCCTTCGTCAGCAGTTCACTTCAAGGATATATTGCTGTCTATGCCTGGAACACACCGACAGCAACTTCAg GGGTTCATCCGTGCGTCTGTGACACAAGAGTCTGTGACACAAGAGCATAATGCAACCCAGCTGAAGCCCACAACTCCATCATTAGAGATAAAATTACCAGTTCCAACAGAGGCAAGCAAAGAGAAACCTCCACCACCAGCCACCACAGCGCATTCTCTTTCTGATGACCAAGAAATCGAAGAGGATGAAGATGATTGGGATGCTTTCCAATCTTTTCCTGCCACTTTAAAAGCAGCTGAAAGTGAATCAAAAGGAGAAAGCACAGCGGAAGAACCTGACTTGGAAGTAAATACACAGAGTGATTACACTCATGGAGATTCTATTTCGCAACCTATCAACAACGTAGATGCAGTCGACGATACAGACCATCAAGAGGCTGGTGAAAGGGAGGTGATATCAGATGCCCCTGATGGTCTAAAATCCCCACAGGGTAACGTACCAACCAACAGTACTGAGGCTGAAGAACCCCATGATCTCCAAACTAAGAGCGGTGTTAGTGGACCATGTGATGATCAGCAATTGGAGAGAGACGAGGAAGTGGTTTCCAGACAGGTGGGAATGACATCAGGGTCGAACCAAGTTACTGTGTGCATGCCATCCGAACTTCATCCTACTGATACAGAGGCTGAAGAAACCCATGATCTCCAAACTAATAGCGGCTTTGTCCCACCATGTGATGATCAGCATTTGAAGAGAAACAAGGAAGTCGTTTCCAGACAAGAGGGAATGGCAGCAGGGTTGAACCAAGTGAATGCTGAGCGTATGCCATCTGAACATCCTACTGGAGATGCTGAACATATGCCAGTTGAAGTGAATTTAGACCATCATTTGCAGGGGAAAAAAGAGAACCCTGGCAATAAACCAGGCCAGGTATCATCGGATCCTCTACCACTTGATGAGGAAGTATCTGATAAAAGACAAGACAAGGAAGAGGCAGCTATCGAAAAGTCTTGCCTCGAGCTGCCTGGAGAGAGCAGTAAGGTTAAAGATTCATCGGAAACCTGGACTGATGGCGCCAAGATAAATTGA